The Candidatus Hydrogenedens sp. genome window below encodes:
- a CDS encoding YkgJ family cysteine cluster protein: protein MNIRKDYETERKRRSINPCLTCGACCAFYRVSFYWRECSDNKPDGVPISLCEDLNMFRRVMKGTNQSKPRCIALKGTIGKHVFCSIYWRKPSICCDIEPSYKYGFPESKCDKARLAYGLTPLTPGDWKAPEIDAPDFYSPAA from the coding sequence ATGAATATAAGAAAGGATTACGAAACAGAGAGAAAGAGACGAAGTATTAATCCTTGTCTAACATGTGGTGCGTGTTGTGCTTTTTACCGTGTATCTTTTTATTGGCGTGAGTGTAGTGATAATAAGCCTGATGGGGTTCCGATAAGTTTATGTGAGGACTTAAACATGTTCCGACGGGTAATGAAAGGGACTAATCAATCTAAACCTCGGTGTATTGCCCTAAAAGGAACCATCGGTAAGCATGTGTTTTGTAGTATCTATTGGCGTAAACCATCTATTTGTTGTGATATTGAGCCATCATATAAATATGGCTTTCCAGAGTCTAAATGTGACAAAGCCCGTCTTGCTTATGGATTAACTCCATTAACTCCGGGAGATTGGAAGG